The following are encoded together in the Clostridium sp. BJN0013 genome:
- the miaA gene encoding tRNA (adenosine(37)-N6)-dimethylallyltransferase MiaA produces the protein MKNLFILAGPTAVGKTDISIEVAKKINGEIISADSMQIYKYMNIGSAKTTKEEMQGIPHHLIDIVEPQENFNVSKYKNLAEKTIENIYSKNKFPMLVGGTGLYINSLIYNYGFTGAKVDVNYRKYLESLAEAQGREYVHSLLKNIDSISYERLYPNDLKRVIRALEVYKLTGKTISEFNSRDNLYNIPYRIYYFVLNMDRIKLYERINKRVDLMIKKGLIDEVKNLKSMGYTKDMQSMKGIGYKEIIRYLEGEISLDEAIYLVKKGSRNYAKRQLTWFRKDERVIWVNKDEFTSNREIVNYIINILITC, from the coding sequence ATGAAGAATCTATTTATACTTGCAGGACCTACTGCAGTGGGAAAAACTGACATATCCATAGAGGTGGCTAAAAAAATAAATGGGGAGATAATATCTGCAGATTCTATGCAGATATATAAGTATATGAATATAGGCTCTGCTAAAACTACAAAAGAGGAGATGCAGGGAATTCCCCATCATCTGATAGATATTGTTGAGCCTCAGGAGAATTTTAATGTATCCAAATATAAGAATTTGGCTGAGAAAACTATAGAAAATATATATAGTAAAAATAAATTTCCCATGTTGGTAGGGGGAACAGGACTTTATATAAACTCTCTTATTTATAACTATGGCTTTACCGGTGCAAAAGTGGATGTAAATTACAGAAAATATTTGGAAAGTTTGGCGGAAGCACAGGGTAGGGAATATGTACATTCTCTTTTAAAAAACATAGATAGTATTTCCTATGAAAGATTGTATCCAAATGATTTAAAAAGGGTTATAAGAGCACTAGAAGTATATAAACTTACTGGAAAAACCATAAGTGAATTTAATAGTAGAGATAATTTATATAATATACCTTATAGAATATATTATTTTGTACTTAATATGGATCGTATTAAACTATATGAAAGAATAAATAAAAGAGTGGATTTAATGATAAAAAAAGGACTTATAGATGAGGTTAAAAATTTAAAATCCATGGGATATACGAAAGATATGCAATCTATGAAAGGTATAGGATATAAAGAAATAATCAGGTATTTGGAAGGAGAGATATCCTTGGATGAAGCTATATATCTGGTTAAGAAAGGAAGCCGAAATTATGCAAAAAGACAGTTAACCTGGTTTAGAAAAGATGAAAGAGTTATTTGGGTAAATAAAGATGAGTTTACTTCAAATAGAGAAATAGTGAATTACATAATTAATATATTAATAACTTGTTAA
- the mutL gene encoding DNA mismatch repair endonuclease MutL — protein MKRINLLDMDTSNKIAAGEVVEGPSSVVKELLENSIDSGAKNIIIEIEEGGQKSIKIIDDGTGIHPGDIEKAFMPHATSKISTLEDLNKIYTMGFRGEALSSIAAVSHVILKSRVEDEFNYGKEISISGGVLNYIQDTGCNIGTTVLVKDLFFNVPARKKFLKSPGREGAFISDIINRLSLANSDIAFKFFKNGKKSLVTYGSGEVMDVIRCIYGKNIYENIIPIENHSDIASIYGYIGNSEVSRGSRNNQSIFVNKRYVKDKSITAAAEKAFKSFLTVNKFPFFILFLDIFPEFVDINVHPAKWEIKFSDSRMIFTFVFDTIHQALRESLKDSFKIDVEDKILPQEEEYVETNKVQIPIDLKPPSYESYIKEKYGNNKEQYVNSKEEDNIFEEYKNITDKNSIINESMNISTSHESKISKLPPFKIIGQFNNTYIIAEAGSNLYIVDQHAAHEKILFEKYKSSIQKEKVMSQILITPVVMELTAEDYICYVENKDVFKRAGFNVELFGNNTINVREVPVILGNPDVKNLFIDIIDNLKNMGFGDTIEVKYLSIATLACRAAIKAKCNLSIMEMEYLLEELRFIEDPFTCPHGRPTIIKFTLNDLEKKFKRIQ, from the coding sequence ATGAAAAGAATAAATCTTTTGGATATGGATACTTCTAATAAAATTGCTGCAGGGGAGGTAGTTGAAGGACCTTCTTCTGTAGTAAAGGAGCTTTTGGAAAACAGTATAGATTCAGGAGCTAAAAATATTATTATAGAAATAGAAGAAGGAGGACAAAAATCTATAAAGATAATAGATGATGGCACAGGAATACATCCTGGAGATATAGAAAAAGCATTTATGCCCCATGCCACCAGTAAAATAAGTACTTTGGAAGATTTAAACAAGATATATACCATGGGATTTAGAGGGGAGGCTTTATCTAGTATAGCTGCCGTATCCCATGTAATTCTTAAAAGCAGGGTGGAAGATGAATTTAACTATGGAAAGGAAATTTCCATAAGTGGAGGAGTTTTAAACTATATACAGGACACAGGATGTAACATAGGAACTACAGTTTTAGTAAAAGACCTATTTTTTAATGTACCTGCAAGGAAAAAATTTTTGAAATCTCCAGGAAGGGAAGGAGCTTTTATTTCTGATATAATAAATAGACTTTCTTTGGCCAATTCGGATATAGCCTTTAAATTTTTTAAAAATGGGAAAAAATCCTTAGTCACCTATGGCAGTGGAGAAGTGATGGATGTTATAAGATGCATATACGGTAAAAATATATATGAAAATATAATACCTATAGAAAACCATAGTGATATAGCTTCAATTTATGGATATATAGGCAATTCAGAAGTAAGCAGGGGAAGTAGAAATAATCAAAGTATATTTGTAAATAAAAGGTACGTTAAAGATAAGTCTATAACTGCAGCTGCAGAAAAAGCTTTTAAATCATTTTTAACTGTTAATAAATTTCCTTTTTTTATACTATTTTTAGATATATTTCCTGAATTTGTAGATATAAATGTTCATCCTGCTAAGTGGGAAATAAAGTTTAGTGATTCCAGAATGATATTTACATTTGTATTTGATACAATTCATCAGGCGCTTAGGGAAAGTTTAAAGGATTCTTTTAAAATAGATGTGGAAGATAAAATTCTGCCACAGGAAGAAGAATATGTAGAGACAAATAAAGTTCAAATTCCCATTGATTTAAAACCTCCAAGTTATGAAAGTTATATAAAAGAGAAATATGGTAATAATAAAGAACAGTATGTTAATTCCAAAGAGGAAGATAATATTTTCGAAGAATACAAAAATATTACAGACAAAAACAGCATTATAAATGAAAGTATGAATATAAGTACTTCACATGAGAGTAAAATTTCCAAGCTGCCTCCTTTTAAAATAATTGGGCAGTTTAACAATACATACATAATAGCAGAGGCAGGTTCCAATTTATATATTGTAGACCAGCATGCAGCCCATGAAAAAATTCTCTTTGAAAAATATAAAAGCAGTATACAGAAAGAGAAGGTAATGAGCCAAATATTGATTACCCCTGTAGTTATGGAACTTACTGCTGAAGATTATATATGTTATGTGGAGAATAAGGATGTATTTAAAAGAGCTGGATTCAACGTGGAGCTATTTGGAAATAATACTATAAATGTGAGAGAAGTACCTGTAATACTTGGAAATCCAGATGTTAAAAATTTATTTATAGATATAATAGATAATTTAAAAAATATGGGTTTTGGAGATACTATTGAGGTAAAATATCTTTCCATAGCTACACTGGCTTGCAGGGCTGCCATAAAAGCAAAATGCAATCTGTCAATAATGGAAATGGAATATTTGCTTGAGGAATTAAGATTTATAGAAGATCCCTTTACCTGTCCTCATGGAAGACCTACTATAATAAAATTTACATTAAATGATTTAGAAAAAAAATTTAAGAGAATACAGTAG
- a CDS encoding aminotransferase class I/II-fold pyridoxal phosphate-dependent enzyme: MLNITKEKLKNKYKINDKVISLYEKALEDVKGEFIYYDEIREYNQLKVLDALQQEGISESHFTNSSGYGYGDIGRDALDRVYARVFNSESALVRPHFVNGTHALCCALFGNLRPGDTMLSVCGTPYDTLHNLIGTCSDKKVGSLKEYGINYHQIDLTLDNKIDFKSIEKYLIENNKVKIVHIQRSTGYGWRKSFSISEIKEIINFVKKINSELICFVDNCYGEFIDIMEPTDVGADLVAGSLIKNIGGGIAPTGGYIAGKEEYVTQASYRLTVPGIGGECGSTFGVMRLLYQGLFLAPHISIEAVKGAVFCARIMELAKFEVLPRYNDKRSDIIQCIKFNDRIKLIDFCRAIQKASPVDSSSQCEPWDMPGYSDQVIMAAGAFIQGSSIELSADAPIRKPYIAYLQGGLTFDHAKIGILMALSSIIDK, translated from the coding sequence TTGTTAAATATAACTAAAGAAAAACTGAAAAATAAATACAAAATAAATGATAAAGTAATTTCTTTATATGAAAAGGCTTTAGAAGATGTTAAAGGTGAATTCATATATTATGATGAAATAAGAGAATACAATCAGTTAAAAGTTTTAGATGCCCTTCAACAAGAGGGTATAAGTGAATCCCATTTTACCAATTCTTCTGGCTACGGTTATGGAGATATAGGAAGAGATGCTTTAGATAGAGTATATGCTAGAGTATTTAATTCAGAAAGTGCACTTGTAAGGCCTCATTTTGTAAATGGAACTCATGCACTTTGCTGTGCTCTTTTTGGCAACTTGCGTCCAGGAGATACAATGTTATCTGTTTGTGGAACTCCTTACGATACACTTCATAATTTAATAGGTACATGCAGTGATAAAAAAGTGGGTTCACTTAAGGAATATGGTATAAATTATCATCAGATAGATTTAACCTTGGATAATAAAATAGATTTTAAAAGTATAGAAAAATATTTAATAGAAAATAATAAAGTAAAAATAGTACATATACAGAGATCAACAGGTTATGGGTGGAGAAAATCATTTTCTATATCGGAAATAAAGGAGATAATAAATTTTGTAAAAAAAATCAATTCGGAATTAATATGCTTTGTGGATAATTGTTATGGTGAATTTATAGATATAATGGAACCTACAGATGTAGGTGCGGATTTAGTGGCAGGATCACTTATAAAGAACATAGGAGGAGGTATAGCACCTACTGGGGGATATATAGCGGGAAAGGAAGAATATGTCACTCAAGCTTCTTATAGGCTTACAGTACCTGGTATAGGAGGGGAATGTGGTTCAACTTTTGGAGTAATGAGGCTTTTATATCAAGGATTGTTTTTAGCACCTCATATTTCTATAGAAGCAGTAAAAGGTGCTGTTTTTTGTGCTAGAATTATGGAACTGGCCAAATTTGAAGTTCTGCCAAGATACAATGATAAAAGAAGCGATATAATACAGTGTATTAAGTTCAATGACAGAATAAAATTAATAGATTTTTGCAGGGCTATCCAGAAAGCATCCCCTGTAGATTCTTCTTCACAGTGTGAACCCTGGGATATGCCAGGGTATTCAGATCAAGTTATAATGGCTGCAGGAGCCTTCATACAGGGTTCTTCCATTGAACTATCCGCAGATGCTCCAATAAGAAAACCCTATATAGCTTATTTACAGGGAGGATTGACTTTTGACCATGCTAAAATAGGAATACTCATGGCTTTATCCAGTATAATTGATAAATAA
- the lexA gene encoding transcriptional repressor LexA, with amino-acid sequence MTEHSNNRQSQIYNFIKSQIKEKGYPPSVREICAAVGLKSTSTVHSYLEKLEKRGFIKRDATKSRTIEIIEKSQKKEMIEVPIIGTITAGMPIIAVENIEDFFPLPMNYIKNSREIFMLRVKGESMVDAGILDGDLSIIEKINSAENGDIVVALIENESTLKRFFKEKDHIRLQPENKNMSPIIVDDCKIIGKLIGIYRQY; translated from the coding sequence ATGACAGAACACAGTAATAATAGACAATCTCAAATATATAACTTTATAAAATCACAAATTAAAGAAAAAGGTTATCCTCCTTCTGTTAGAGAGATATGTGCTGCTGTGGGGTTAAAATCTACTTCTACTGTCCACAGTTATCTTGAAAAATTAGAAAAAAGAGGTTTTATAAAAAGAGATGCCACTAAATCCAGAACCATAGAAATTATTGAAAAATCTCAAAAAAAAGAAATGATAGAAGTGCCTATAATAGGAACTATAACTGCCGGTATGCCTATTATAGCAGTAGAAAATATAGAGGATTTTTTTCCCCTCCCCATGAACTATATAAAAAATAGCAGAGAAATATTTATGTTAAGGGTAAAGGGAGAAAGCATGGTAGATGCAGGTATATTAGATGGTGATCTATCTATAATAGAAAAAATAAACTCTGCAGAAAATGGAGATATAGTAGTAGCTCTTATTGAAAATGAATCTACCTTAAAAAGATTTTTTAAAGAGAAAGATCATATAAGATTACAGCCGGAAAATAAAAATATGTCCCCTATCATAGTAGATGATTGTAAAATAATCGGAAAATTAATAGGTATATATAGACAATACTAA
- a CDS encoding tyrosine recombinase XerC, translated as MKYNLNHIYNPELPGYLNDFLNYLGTIKGKSKNTLEGYKVDLTMFFRFLKLYKGLEKEGSQFENIKINDIDIDVIRQITLSDLFAFISFIENYRHNKSYARARKVASLKSFFKYLYSKAKLINENPALELESPQINKRNPIYLSLKESKLLLESIDGKFKERDYCIITFFLNCGMRLSELCSINISKIKEDTLTVIGKGNKERTIYLNKSCLKALKDYLVSRDKYLNKIRDKDALFISKNYTRINKRSVEIMLKKYLKKADLDSEKYTPHKLRHTAATLMYKYGNVDIRSLQKILGHESVSTTQIYTHVDDEKLREAIKSNPLNEINEEQKEVDS; from the coding sequence ATGAAATACAACTTAAACCATATATACAATCCAGAACTCCCTGGATATTTAAATGATTTTTTAAATTATCTTGGTACCATCAAAGGCAAATCAAAAAATACTTTGGAAGGCTATAAAGTTGACTTAACTATGTTTTTTAGGTTTCTAAAACTATATAAGGGACTAGAAAAAGAAGGTTCTCAATTTGAAAATATAAAAATAAACGATATTGATATTGATGTTATAAGGCAAATAACCTTAAGTGACTTATTTGCATTTATATCTTTCATAGAAAACTATAGACATAATAAGAGCTATGCTAGGGCCAGAAAAGTGGCTTCTTTAAAATCTTTCTTCAAATACCTGTATAGCAAGGCTAAATTGATAAATGAAAACCCTGCTCTAGAACTAGAATCTCCTCAAATAAATAAAAGAAATCCTATTTATTTGAGTTTAAAAGAAAGTAAGCTTTTACTTGAGTCTATTGATGGGAAATTCAAGGAAAGAGACTATTGTATTATAACTTTTTTCTTGAATTGTGGGATGAGACTTTCAGAGCTTTGTAGTATAAACATATCCAAAATCAAAGAGGATACCCTCACTGTAATAGGAAAAGGAAACAAGGAAAGAACTATATATCTAAATAAATCCTGTTTAAAAGCACTTAAGGATTATTTAGTTTCAAGAGATAAATATTTAAATAAAATAAGAGATAAGGATGCCCTTTTTATAAGTAAAAACTATACTAGAATAAATAAAAGATCTGTTGAAATTATGTTGAAAAAATATTTAAAAAAAGCTGACCTGGACAGCGAAAAATATACACCTCATAAATTAAGGCACACTGCAGCCACTCTTATGTATAAGTATGGTAATGTAGATATAAGAAGCCTTCAAAAAATACTTGGACATGAAAGTGTGTCTACTACTCAAATATACACTCATGTAGATGATGAAAAACTTAGAGAAGCAATAAAATCAAATCCTTTAAATGAAATAAATGAAGAACAGAAAGAGGTAGATTCTTAA
- the hfq gene encoding RNA chaperone Hfq, translating to MSKPANNLQDIFLNGARKNRIPVIVYLTNGFQIRGIVKGFDNFTVILECDGKQMMVYKHALSTITPSKAILFNTPVGTDDRS from the coding sequence ATGAGTAAACCAGCTAATAATTTACAGGATATCTTTTTAAATGGTGCCAGAAAAAACAGGATTCCGGTTATTGTATACTTAACTAATGGTTTTCAAATTAGAGGAATTGTAAAAGGTTTTGATAATTTTACAGTTATATTAGAGTGTGATGGAAAACAAATGATGGTATATAAACATGCACTTTCTACTATTACACCATCAAAAGCAATTCTATTTAATACTCCTGTAGGAACAGATGACAGATCATAA
- the miaB gene encoding tRNA (N6-isopentenyl adenosine(37)-C2)-methylthiotransferase MiaB — MNKQTNNEKTFFIQTHGCQMNEEDSEKLSGMLKKMGYKKAEDKFSADLIIFNTCCVRENAELKVYGNLGALKKLKQQRPELIIALCGCMMQQKHMAEKIIKTFPFVDIIFGTHNAYKFPEYLNTVKQQNISVMEIQDREDGIVEGVPIDRESNVKAFVTIMYGCNNFCAYCIVPYVRGRERSRNPEDIENEIKELVSKGYKEVTLLGQNVNSYGKNLNPRVNFSELLKRINNIDGIERIRFMTSHPKDLTEDVIDVISNCDKICEHIHLPVQSGSTNILKKMNRNYSKEQYLDLVNRIRDKIPGASITTDIIVGFPGETEEDFEDTLNLAKEVEFDSAFTFIYSKREGTPAYKIEDQISDDVKHERFNRLVDVISESAAKKNKAYEGRIEEILVEGPSKNNNTKLMGRTRTGKLVNFQGDKSSIGKLVKIEITRATSFSLLGKQI, encoded by the coding sequence ATGAATAAACAGACAAATAACGAAAAAACTTTTTTTATACAAACTCATGGATGTCAGATGAATGAAGAAGATTCAGAAAAATTGTCTGGAATGCTAAAAAAAATGGGTTATAAAAAAGCAGAAGATAAATTTTCTGCAGATTTAATTATATTTAATACCTGCTGTGTAAGAGAAAATGCAGAACTTAAAGTATATGGCAATTTAGGAGCTTTAAAAAAATTAAAGCAGCAAAGACCAGAGCTTATAATAGCTTTATGTGGTTGTATGATGCAGCAAAAACATATGGCAGAAAAAATAATTAAAACTTTTCCATTTGTAGATATAATATTTGGAACTCATAATGCCTATAAATTTCCCGAGTATTTAAATACAGTAAAGCAGCAAAACATATCCGTAATGGAAATACAGGATAGGGAGGATGGAATTGTAGAAGGAGTTCCAATAGATAGAGAAAGCAATGTGAAAGCTTTTGTAACTATAATGTATGGCTGCAATAATTTCTGTGCGTATTGTATAGTACCTTATGTAAGGGGACGTGAAAGAAGCAGAAACCCTGAAGATATTGAAAATGAAATAAAAGAACTGGTTTCAAAGGGATATAAGGAAGTTACACTGCTGGGTCAAAATGTGAATTCTTATGGAAAGAACTTAAATCCCAGGGTAAATTTCAGTGAGCTTTTAAAAAGAATTAATAATATAGATGGAATTGAAAGGATTAGATTTATGACCTCACATCCTAAAGATTTAACTGAAGATGTAATAGATGTAATTTCAAATTGTGATAAAATATGTGAGCATATACATCTACCGGTACAATCAGGTTCTACTAATATACTTAAAAAAATGAACAGAAATTATTCTAAGGAACAGTATTTAGATCTTGTAAATAGAATAAGAGACAAAATTCCAGGTGCATCTATAACTACAGATATAATTGTAGGTTTTCCAGGTGAAACAGAGGAAGATTTTGAAGACACATTAAACCTGGCAAAAGAAGTAGAATTTGATTCGGCATTTACATTTATATATTCTAAAAGGGAAGGTACTCCTGCCTACAAAATAGAGGATCAAATTTCTGATGATGTAAAACACGAAAGATTTAATAGGCTTGTAGATGTAATAAGTGAATCTGCTGCAAAAAAAAATAAGGCCTATGAAGGAAGAATAGAAGAAATATTAGTAGAAGGCCCTAGTAAAAATAACAATACAAAACTTATGGGAAGGACCAGAACTGGAAAGCTAGTCAATTTTCAAGGAGATAAATCTTCCATAGGAAAATTAGTAAAAATTGAAATAACTAGAGCAACTTCTTTTTCGCTTCTAGGTAAACAGATATAA
- the mutS gene encoding DNA mismatch repair protein MutS, whose amino-acid sequence MGLTPMMKQYMEIKESYKDCILFFRLGDFYEMFFDDAKIAAAELELVLTARECGLEEKAPMCGIPYHAAKSYIGRMVNKGYKIAICEQLEDPAQSKGIVKRGIIKVITPGTYMDTYFLDENQNNYIMCLYINNKRSNCALCFADISTGEFNCTDTPFNLSIILDEICKFNPREIIIQEDIDSNILESIEEVFNETFSRVDECYFSKGEEVLKEQFKDLNLKEYKTEVIKCCGALLKYIQHTQKTNLSHINKFQYYNIVDYLTIDINSRRNLEIVENLRENKKKGSLLGVIDKTNTSMGGRQLRKWIEQPLIDRNRIIERLDSVEEILNNICYHEDLKEALKNIYDIERLAGKISSRSVNAKELNSLKSSIEKIPDIKVLLSNFKTDLLKNMYENLDELKDIYLLLDKAILDNPSVSLKEGNLIKEGYNHEIDRLKEAKVKGKDWIASLEASERELTKIKSLKIGYNKVFGYYIEVTKSNLNLVPEHRYIRKQTLSNAERYITPELKEMEDKILGAEEKLIYLEYNVFIEVRDKVEKEVTRMQNSARIIAELDCLTSLARVALENNYCKPEITLSDRIFIEEGRHPVVENMLSTGEFVSNDTDIDTGENQLLLITGPNMAGKSTYMRQVALITIMAQIGSFVPAKSASISICDKIFTRIGASDDLASGKSTFMVEMWEVSNILKNATNNSLILLDEVGRGTSTYDGLSIAWSVIEYICKESKLRCKTLFATHYHELTKLEGKIKGVKNYCVSVKEVENNIVFLRKIIRGGADQSYGIEVAKLAGLPEEVLTRAREILNSLENENIKENNLQEEKKERKASSKGEQLKFLDIEKENLINEIKNIDILNMTPMEGFNKLYDIIKKVKSI is encoded by the coding sequence GTGGGGTTAACTCCAATGATGAAACAGTATATGGAAATAAAAGAAAGTTATAAAGATTGTATACTGTTTTTTAGATTAGGTGATTTTTATGAAATGTTTTTTGATGATGCAAAAATAGCTGCTGCAGAACTGGAATTAGTGCTTACTGCAAGAGAATGTGGACTTGAAGAAAAAGCTCCTATGTGTGGAATACCCTATCATGCGGCAAAATCATATATAGGCAGAATGGTGAATAAAGGATATAAGATAGCCATATGTGAACAACTGGAAGATCCTGCACAATCTAAGGGTATTGTAAAGAGAGGAATTATTAAAGTTATAACTCCTGGAACTTATATGGATACTTACTTTTTAGATGAAAATCAAAATAATTATATAATGTGTTTGTACATAAATAATAAACGCAGTAATTGTGCCTTATGTTTTGCAGATATATCCACAGGAGAGTTTAATTGTACAGACACTCCTTTTAATTTATCTATAATTTTAGATGAAATATGTAAGTTTAATCCAAGAGAAATAATAATTCAAGAGGATATAGATTCTAATATATTGGAATCTATAGAGGAAGTTTTTAATGAAACTTTTAGTAGGGTAGATGAATGTTATTTCTCAAAAGGAGAAGAAGTATTAAAAGAACAGTTTAAAGATTTAAATTTAAAAGAATATAAAACTGAAGTTATAAAATGTTGTGGTGCTCTACTTAAGTATATACAGCATACCCAAAAGACCAATCTTTCTCATATAAACAAATTTCAATATTATAATATAGTAGATTATTTAACTATAGACATAAATTCCAGAAGAAATTTAGAAATTGTAGAAAATCTGCGAGAAAATAAGAAAAAAGGTTCACTACTCGGGGTTATAGATAAAACCAATACTTCCATGGGAGGCAGACAGCTTAGAAAATGGATAGAGCAGCCTCTCATAGATAGGAATAGGATAATAGAAAGATTGGATTCAGTAGAAGAAATTTTAAATAATATATGTTACCATGAGGATTTAAAGGAGGCTTTAAAGAACATATACGATATTGAAAGATTAGCAGGAAAAATATCATCTAGAAGTGTAAATGCAAAAGAATTAAATTCTTTAAAAAGTTCCATAGAAAAGATACCTGATATAAAAGTCTTATTATCCAATTTTAAAACAGATTTGTTGAAAAACATGTATGAAAATTTAGATGAATTAAAAGATATTTATTTATTACTCGATAAGGCTATATTGGATAATCCATCCGTTTCTCTTAAAGAAGGAAACTTGATAAAAGAAGGCTACAACCATGAAATAGACAGGTTAAAAGAGGCAAAAGTTAAAGGTAAAGACTGGATAGCATCATTGGAGGCCAGTGAAAGAGAACTTACTAAAATAAAGTCCCTAAAAATAGGATATAATAAGGTATTTGGATACTATATTGAAGTAACTAAGAGCAACTTGAATCTGGTGCCGGAGCACAGATATATAAGAAAGCAGACTCTGTCAAATGCAGAAAGGTATATAACTCCAGAGTTAAAAGAGATGGAGGATAAAATTTTAGGTGCAGAGGAAAAATTAATATATTTGGAGTATAATGTTTTTATAGAAGTAAGGGATAAAGTAGAAAAAGAAGTTACTAGAATGCAGAATTCAGCTAGGATAATTGCAGAATTAGATTGTTTAACTTCTCTTGCAAGGGTCGCACTTGAAAATAATTATTGCAAACCTGAAATAACTCTTTCAGATAGAATATTTATAGAGGAAGGAAGACACCCTGTAGTGGAAAATATGCTTTCTACAGGAGAATTTGTATCTAATGATACAGATATTGATACCGGAGAGAATCAACTTCTTTTAATAACCGGACCTAATATGGCAGGAAAATCCACTTATATGAGGCAGGTGGCTTTGATTACCATTATGGCTCAAATAGGCAGCTTTGTACCTGCTAAAAGTGCTTCCATATCTATATGTGATAAAATATTTACAAGAATAGGTGCATCCGATGATCTGGCTTCTGGAAAGAGTACTTTTATGGTTGAAATGTGGGAAGTTTCCAATATACTTAAAAATGCTACCAATAACAGCCTCATATTATTAGATGAAGTGGGTAGAGGAACAAGTACCTATGATGGATTAAGCATAGCTTGGTCTGTAATAGAATATATATGCAAAGAAAGCAAACTCAGGTGTAAGACGTTATTTGCCACTCATTATCATGAACTGACTAAATTGGAGGGTAAAATAAAAGGAGTAAAAAATTATTGTGTATCTGTTAAAGAAGTGGAAAATAATATAGTTTTTTTAAGAAAGATTATAAGAGGAGGAGCAGATCAGTCTTATGGTATTGAGGTAGCAAAGCTGGCAGGTCTTCCAGAGGAAGTTTTAACAAGAGCACGGGAAATACTAAATAGTTTGGAAAATGAAAACATAAAAGAAAATAATTTACAGGAAGAAAAAAAGGAGAGAAAGGCTTCTAGCAAGGGAGAGCAATTAAAATTTTTAGATATAGAAAAAGAAAATTTAATCAATGAAATTAAAAATATAGATATACTAAATATGACTCCTATGGAAGGCTTTAATAAGCTCTATGATATAATAAAAAAAGTTAAATCTATTTGA